The window CGCCGTCCGTCGAAAAAATGCCGGGAGAGTGGGTATGCCCGAAAAAACACAACAGACAACCTTCCTGTTCAAGATATTCGAGATGGGGCAGCACGTCTTCCCAGCCGAACAGGTACATGTTCCGGTCGCCCGGCGCCCCATGCACGGCAAGGAACTCCTTGAAACGCTTCGATTCGGGCAACCCGCGAAGCCAGGCAAGGTTGTCGTCCGAAAGGTTCTCGCGAGTCCATAATGCCGCCGCCAAGGCAATGGCATTGAAACCCCATGGTTCTTCGAGTCCGCACGCCACAGCGTCATGGTTGCCGCTGATCGTGAGGATTTCGCGCTCGCGCATAACATCGCAGCACTCGTTTGGCGTCGCGTTGTAACCGACCACGTCGCCCAAGCAGACAATCTGGTCCACGCTCATGGTGTCTATGGTTTCCATAACCACCGTAAGGGCTTCCAGGTTCGCGTGAAGGTCCGAGATAATCGCGTATCTCAAATCCGTCTACCTCCATCCCCGCTGTCACATTGCCAACGCCAAAGATTTGTCATTGCCGACTCATCGGCCACAATCGGCGCGCTTATTGTGCATCCAACAACCGACATGAATCAAGCCATGCGCCCCGTGATGCGGAATTGGGAAAAAAGCATCATGTGCACCCGTGCGGGCTCCGTATCGCTTTCGATGACAAGAACATATCCGCATCCACGAGGCCAAGTCAAGAATATGTTTGTTTTGGCCGCCTACAATCGGTACTGTAAGGGCCTGCGCGGAAAGGCATCGGCACAATCGATCCGGCCTGTTCAGCGCAAGGCGTTCGGATGGCTTTGAAACTTGCTCCAACGGATTCGGAGACGGTTGACGGCATGAAACTGGGCATTTTGCGGTTTGAGGATGGTTTTTTCCCCCGAATTTGGGGAGGACGCAAACTGGCGGATCTCTTTGGCAAGCCCCTACCGCCGGATCGGCGTATTGGCGAAGCGTGGTTGATCGCCGACCATTCGGTGCATGAAAGCATTGTGGCGGATGGGCCGCATTCGGGCCGGACCTTGCATCATCTTGTGCATGATTTCCCGGCCGCGTTGTTCGGCCGATTGGCGACACCCACGCCTTTTGGACGTTTTCCATTGCTGCTTAAACTGCTTGATGCGCGTGAAGCGTTGTCGGTCCAAGTCCATCCGGATGATGCATGCGCCGCGTCTCTGGCTGAACCGGACACCGGCAAGACGGAAATGTGGTATGTGCTTGATTCAGGACCGGCGAGTGAACTGATCTGCGGTCTTGACGGCGGGCTGGGCCGGGAAGCGTTCGCGGCCGCCGTGGCGGGGAACGCGATCGCGCACTATTTGAAACGGCATCCTGTCGAAAGGGGAACTGCTTTGTTTGTGCCGGCGGGCATCGTTCACGCCTTGGGCGCCGGGGTTGTGCTGGCGGAAATTCAACAGAACAGCGATCTCACCTATCGCATTTACGACTGGGGCCGGATGGAATCCAACGGAAAACCCCGCGCCTTACACGTTGAAAAGGCCTTGAAGGCCATTCATTTCGGCGAAATCCACCCGGGGCCGGTCCTCCCGCTCTTGTACGAACACGGAAACGCTCGGCGCGCCGTGCTGGCCGCATGTCCGTATTTCGCGGCGGAACGTGTCGAATTACAGGGAATGGTGGAGTGTCGCACCTATGGGGACTCTTTTCATATCGTTCTTGCCGTGAAAGGCCTCCTTGCCTTGGAAGGCATAGTCCTGCACCCCGGTGAAGCGGCCATCGTACCCGCGGAATTTCCAACCTTCACGGCTTCGGGTACAGGTCTTTTTCTGGACTACTACGTTCCGGATTTCGAGCGCGACATCCGGCGACCACTCATGCAGGCAGGGCATCCGGCCACCCTGATAGACACCATCCTGCATGAAAAGCGATAGGGCACATTGGGCGGATCACGATATCCGGCGGCTGTGGACGGATGTGGTAAACCAGGAATTCAATCGGGTATTCTCCCTTAAGAATCGCAAGAAAAAGGAACGAACGGATGACCAAGTTATGGGGTGGACGTTTCGAAAAGAAAACCGACGAGATTGTTGAACGTCTGGGCGAATCGGTCTCCTACGATGCTCGATTGGCACCGTGGGACATCCGAGCCAGCATAGCTCATGCACGCATGCTCGGCGACACGGGAATCATTTCAAGGCAGGATGCCCACCGAATTGTCCGGGGACTCGAATCAATCGCAAAGGACGTGGCGGCGGGTCGGTTTACATGGGATATAACGCTTGAGGATATTCATACGAATATCGAAGCGGAACTGGTGCGCCGGATTGGCGACCCGGGCAAACGCCTGCATACAGCCCGCAGCCGAAACGATCAAATCGCCACCGATGTGCGCCTCTGGATGCGGGATCAGATAGACGCTGTTCGCGGATTGTTGATCAACCTGCAATCAGCGCTGATCGCATTCGCCGAAAAGCATGCCGGGGTGATTTTGCCGGGTTTTACCCACATGCAACATGCCCAGCCGGTCCTGCTGGCGCATCATGTCCTAGCCTACCACGAGATGTTTGATCGCGACCGAGAACGGTTCGGCCAGTTGCGGGCGCGCGTGAATGTGCTCCCGCTGGGATCGGCGGCGTTGGCCGGAACACCACATCCCATTCGCCGCGAACAAGTTGCGCGCGAACTGGGTTTTGCGGCCGTCTCGGCAAACAGCATGGACGCCGTCTCGGATCGTGATCATCTCATCGAATTTTGCGCAGCCGCATCCATCGCAATGATGCATCTGAGCCGCCTCTGCGAGGAACTCGTCGTATGGTCGAGCCAAGAATTCGGTTTTATCGAAATCGGCGATGCGTTTACAACGGGTTCGAGCATCATGCCGCAAAAGAAGAACCCAGACGTGGCCGAATTGGTGCGCGGCAAGACGGGACGGGTTTACGGTTCCCTGATCGCGCTGCTTGCGTTGATGAAAGGGCTGCCGCTCGCCTATAACCGCGATCTGCAGGAAGACAAGGAACCGTTGTTCGACGCCTCCGACACGCTTCAACTGTGTCTTGCGGCTGTCGCTCGAATGATTCCGGCCATTCGTGTAAATGCGGCGCGGATGGCCGAAGCGGCCCGCGAAGGCTTCATGGAGGCCACGGATCTCGCCGATGCGCTTGTAAACGCCGGCATGCCATTCCGCGACGCCCATGCCGTGGTGGGCCGGATCGTGCTGCATTGTGTCCGCAACGGAAAACGGTTGACGGATCTCTCCCTTTCAGAAATACAAACCTTCTCCCCGTTGTTCAATGAAAAAATACGGTATGCGCTTGATATGCACGCCATTGTTAAAAAACGCGATCTGCCGGGCGGAACGGCGCCCCGCCGGGTGATGGCGGCCTTACGGCGCGCCAAGGCGCGACTGGCTGGTGAACAACCGACCGAAAATGTGTTACACTTACCAAGGAGGAAAAAGGGATAGCAGTTCATGGCAGAAGAAACGCGTATTCTGGTGGTTGATGACGAGATTGTCATTCGCGCTTTGCTTGTTGATGTCTTGGTGGAGGAGGGGTACAGCGTTGAAACTGCCGGAAATGCCAAAGCCGCCCTCGACCTGTTACAGGCACAAAACAATTTTATCATTTTGTTCACTGATATCATGATGCCCGAAATGAACGGCATTGAATTGATTCGTGAAGCGCGCAAGATTTGCCCGGCCATTATTCCCATCGTCATGACTGGTTTCGCCACGCTGGAGACCGCACGGGCCGCGGTCAAAGAGGGCGCGTACGATTATGTGTTGAAACCGTTCAGCATCAGCGAGATCAAGGTAGCCGTCAGCAACGCGCTTGAACGTCACCGGCTGGCCAACGAAAACGCGCGATTGCTTGAAATAACGGAACTGTTCAACATCAGCGAAGCCATTGCTTCAATTCACAACGAGCGGCAATTGCTCCGGTTTGTCTTGTCCGCCGCGATGGAAAGGGTCGGCGCATCCCGGGGTTCCATCATGGTCACCACGCAGGACGGACGCGCTCTTGAAGTGGCCGTAAGCGTGGGAATTCCCGAAGAAGACGCCAAGACTGTCGTGGAAATGGGCACGGGCATATCGGGGTGGGTGGCGCAGCACGCCCGGCCGTTGCTCATTGAAAATATCCGGCAGAATCCCGGCATTATCGAAGTAAGCCGCCGGTTGCGGGATCCATCGTTCATTTCCGTCCCGCTCGAACACAAACATCCCAGCAGTCTCGGTGAGCGTATGCCGGGGGTTGAAATGCCGCGCGTGCTGGGTGTAATCAACGTGAATGAAAAAAAGGGCGGCGCGCAATTTTCCGAGGGGGATCTCAAAATTCTCAGCATCGTGGCAAACCATGCCGCGGCGGCGCTCGAAAACGTGCGGCTCCTCAACGACGTACAGGATGCCCACCTTGCCACGCTTCAGTCCATGGCCCTTTTGCTGGAGGCCAAGGATGCGTATACCCACGGTCACAGTGAGCGGGTACGGGATTATTCCGTGCTAACGTCTCAGAAGATGGGCCTTTCGCAGTCTCAAACGGAGATTCTTCGCGTGGCCGCGGCGTTGCATGATGTGGGCAAGATCGGTGTGAAGGACGCGATCCTGACCAAGTGCGGTCCGCCCACCCCGGAAGAATGGGCCATGATTCGCCGACATCCCAAACTCGGCTATGATGTCTTGTCGCATGTGCCGCACTTAACCAAAGAACATCTGCAAGTCGTTCGCGGTCATCACGAACGGATAGACGGATCCGGATATCCCGACGGTCTTCAAGGCGATCAACTTTCCGTCGTTACGCAAATTATCGTGGTGGCCGATTCCTATGACGCGATGGCAAGCGACCGCGCCTATCGTCCCGCCCTCACACAGGATAAGATTATCGAGCAAATTCGCCGGTTTGCGGGCAGCCAGTTCGATCCCCATGTCGCCACGGTGTTTCTGGATCTTGTTGAACGCGGCGCATTGCGTCCGTAGCAATTACATTCGATTACCGGATCCGGCTCTCCGCCGATCCCAGCCACATATCCGCGTTTTTACCCATACGCTCCTTAATCGGCGATGTAATTTGTTCGATTCGCTCCACTATGGCCGGGGCAAGGGACAATTCGGCCGCCAGAACGTTCGACTGCAATTGTGCAATATCGCGTCCGCCGATAATGACGGAAGAAATACCGGGTCGCGCCAGTAGCCAGGCAATCGCAAGATGGGGGAGAGGCATCGCCAATTCACGGGCAAGGTCCGCCAAGGCGCCAAGGGCATTCAGCATCAGCGCCTCGCAACCGGGTTCGCCATGCCGCGTGCCGGCGCGCTCGCATGAGAAATGCCGCGTGCGGCGCCGGGTGGGGGGAATGTCTTCAATGTGGGCCCATCGGCCACAAAGAATGCCCTGCAATAGGGGCATATAGACCAAAATACCGGTCCCATGCCGCAAACAGGCCGGCAGGATTTCATATTCCGGCGCGCGAAACAACAGGTTGTAACCGATCTGGTTGGACACGGCATCACCGCAGGCCATCCATGCATCGAGGTCTTGCGGTCCAAAATTCGACACCCCGATGGCCCGTATCTTGCCTTCGTCGCGGAGGCGTTCCAATGCGCCATGGGTGTCCGCAAAGGGAACTGTGCGGCAGGGCCAATGGACTTGATACAAATCCAGGTAATCCGTTGCGAGGCGCTTCAGGCTCTCCTCGCACGCGGCGCGAACGGCCGCCGGCGCGCAATGATCTGAATTCACCTTGGATGCAATGACGACTTGGTTTCGGCGACCACGCAAGGCACGGCCGAGCGCCCGTTCCGATTCGCCATTGCCGTACATCTCGGCGGTGTCAAACAACGTGATTCCCAAATCAATCGCGGCCTGTACAACGGCGTCGTAATCCCTCTGGCGCGGAGCGCCCCAGTAGTTTTCGTCGCCAATCTGCCATGCACCGAAAGCCATGGAGGAAACCCGCAATGAATACGAACCCAACACACGATAATCCATGGAACGTTTCCTTTATTTAAAATGGGCCGATCCGTATCGAGCAAGCGATGGGAATGCCTGGTAGAGGCGCATGAGCCATTGACTGACCGGCGATAGAAAAAGTTCGGTCTGCTCGCGCCGGATGGCGCGTTCGAGGCGATGGGCGAAATCGTCCGCATGGAGCGCCGTAGGGCGCGGTTCTTCTTCGGTGGCCACCGACGAAAGCGCCACATTCATGACATGAATACCGTATAATCCCAATTCGGACAGGATCGCACGGGAAATACTGTTGACGGCGCCTTTCGACGCGCTGTACACAGTCTGGCGCGGGTTGGGCTTGTATCCGGCCAGCGAGGAAATATTTACGATCAGGCCTTTCCGGCGCGCGGCCATGGACGGCGCAATCAGGCGGCACAACTGAAGGCATCCGGTGACATTTGTCCGGACAATCGCCTCGATTTCCTCAAGGGAAGTGTCAAGGAGCGGTTTCGACGTGACGTCGGCGGCGTTATTGATCAAAATATCTATTTTGAAACCCGCGCCGTCAATGGCGCGCACGAGCACTTCGAGGGTTTCCGGCCTTTGCAAGTCGGCGGTTTTCCACCAGGCTTGACGTCCGTGGACTTCGATGCGGTGCGCGGTTTCCCGCAATCCTTCCTCACTGCGTCCTGTCAACAGGACACGTGCGCCGCGTCCGGCAAAATGAAGCGCCAATGCGCGCCCGATGCCGTGCGATGCGCCGGTAATCAGGATGGCTGCTCCTTCGATGTTCACAAGAGTCTCCTATGCCTTCGGCTTGCGGGCCACGATCGCGAACTTGTTGGGACGGTTTCCGTGCCATGCCGCCAACGCCAGCACGAACGGCGCCTTGAGCAGCCGTTGCCACCACGGAAACACGGAACGCCGCATTTGATGTCCATCGAGGCGAAGCGGACGACAGTCCCACGGACACCCCAAACGGCTGAGTATGGACTCAAGGTCCGCCGGATAGATTGCCGGCTCGTTCGGCCACGGGGCCACGCGAATGGGCGAATGGGGCGCCTGGGTCCATCGGACAAATGCATAGCGCGCATCCGGTTCGGCGATGGCCAGCGTTCCGCCCGGTTTCAGCACACGATGGGCCTCCTGCAAGACAGCCTCCCATGCCCCGGGCAGGTGGTGGAGCACATCCACGCAGTAGACCGTGTCGAAGGTGTTTTCCGCAAAGGGCCACGGCTGCCGGGCATCGGCGACAAGCGAGTCGAGCCCCCGGTTACGAGCGTGCTGCGCGCATCGCGGGGAAATGTCGAACGCCACGATGCCCGGCGCGTCCAGCGCCTCCCCAATCGCGCCGTCCCCGCAACCCACGTCCAACACACGGCCTTTGTTCGCCACCAAACCCTTCAACCGCCGGAGGGATTCAGAATCATAAGCGTAAAGCGGCGTTTCGGATGCCAGGAAATCGAACAGGTCCGCCTGCGTTTGCACGCGGCCCGTCCGGCGCCATCGCAGGCCGGTGGCGCCGATGCCGAAGGAACTCCAAAAGAGGACGCCGACCACCACGGCATTGACGCCGATCGCGGCGGCAATCGTCTCGGGCGGAAGGCCGCCCCACGCGTATAAAATGCCGCCGGCGACGACATACGGCACGCCGGTCGCATTGGGTGTAAACGGCGTGACGCTGGCTAAGGCATGCGCACATTGCGCGATCGCCAGCAGCGCGAAAGGCACGTCATGTCCGAAACAACGGTAGAGTTGTTTACCAACCACGAGATCCATGCCGGTCGCCGCCAGTGAAATCGCGGCGGCCCACGGAATGACCCGATCCAGCCCGGCCATTTCGCGGCTGACTGTTTCCGCCAGGGACAAGGCGCGGTGCGCCAGGGCAGGACGCCGGATACGCTGCGCGGCGGAGGCAAAAAAAGCGCGGCGCCGCAAAATCATCATAGGGGCCACAACCAGAACGATCAATGAACCGCCAAAAAGCCACGTCATGCGAACGTTCGAGATTTTGAAAACCAGAAGACCGGCCAAGCCGAGCAGAATCGTAGCCCCGCCCTCAAGAAAGCGGTCGAGGATAATCCACGCCGCAAGGCGGGCATCGCGGTGTCCGGGCAATAGCAACGGCGCCAGTTCGCCCACGCGTCCGGGCGACAACGCGCCACCCGCTTTCGACACGAAATACAGGCCCGTGGATTGTCTTCCGGGACCGATCGCGAAGCGCCATTTTACCGCGCGAAGCCAAAGAGCGAACAGGTATGCCGCAGCCATGGCCGTCAGGCTCGGCACATGGAGGCCGGAAATTTTTTCTCCCATGTGCCGCCAGCCCACGTAACTCACAAAGGCGACATACAACGACAGGCCTATAATCCAAAGCCAGCCCGATGTGCGCGAAACGAAGCCCTCGCCGCGATGCGCACGATGCGATCCGGATGAAGAATGCGAAGTCATGGCGCGGCGCGTTTCTTCCCAACGTATAGGATTGCCTTGCCGCGAAAACGCATCAGAAAACGGTGAATCGGGGCGGGAAACAGGTGGCCGGCGATAAAAAGATTGTGATTGTACGGGCAACATTCGACGGTTTCGATCCGGTGTGTTTCAAAGAGGAACTTCAACGCCGAAGCCGTAAAAGGCCGCTTGTGCGTGACGTCGTCCCAAAATTTGAAGCCATACTTGAGAATGTCCGGCACCGTGACGAACACGATACCGCCCGGACGAAGCAACCGGTGGATTTCCGAGGCAATGCGTTCGGGACAGGAAAGGTGTTCAAGCGTGCTTGTCATAACCAGCATATCCACCGATTCGGAAGCAAACGGCAACGCGCCTTTTTCCATATCGGCCATGACGAAATCAATGCCCTGTCCACGAAGGTCGGCGGCATGGCAGGGATCAAAGTCCAAGGCGATCCGCCGCCGTACGGCCGGCGTCTCGTAACTGAGAAACCAGCCGTTCCACGCGCCGCAGTCCAATACACACAATTGATCCCGTCCCGAAAGATAGTGGTCAAGGGCGTACTTCATGGACCAGATCCGATGGCTGGTCTGGCCGATTTGGCGCGCCTTGCGCGTCATGATCCGGATGAAGAAACGCTGAAGGGGCGTGGTCGCATCGAGACAACAGCGTTCGTAATGACGGGCATAATCCATGGATAACCGCTCCTGGGCGTCATCTTCCGCATTTTGTCCGGCCATTTCAACCGGGCCGCCGTATGGCCGGGAAACCCCATCCCGTTCCACGCCCGCATCATCTTAGCGATTGAATCCAACGCATCGGAAATTTTTGCTGAAAAATTTTTCTTGACATTTGGTGTGGGATGTGATATAAACCGCCCCGTTTATGTTGCAAACGTTTCCCGGCAAGGGGCGAATTCTCAGGAAAGGAAGGTGACTGGTCGTGCATAGTTGTACGTTGTGCAACGAGCCATTCGAGGAAGTCGAACTCCAGTTCGGCGATGTAATAGAAGTCGATGGCGAGTATTGGCACGTGGAATGTTATGCGGAATACTACGACGAAGTTCTTTCGGCGTAGTATTGGATTTGGCGATAGCATACTTGGTATCTGGCGGGCTGGAGCCGCCAGTTTTTTTTGAATCGTCTTTTTATCGCTTGCCGGCTGAGCAAGAGGTTTTTTAGGTTGACGCAAGGGTGAAAAGTATGGATAATCAACGAAGTGAAAAGGACATGTTTTTCGGACATTGTTTTCGCCATGACCGCGAAAAATAACGCACGGCTAATAATCCGGGTACAGCCGAAAGCGAGCCGCAACGCGTTGTCGTTCGATGAAAACGGCCGAATTCGTGTCTCGCTGACGGCTCCGCCTGTGGACGGTGAAGCGAACAAGGCTTTGGTGGAGTATTTGGCGGAACGTCTTGGCTTGGCCAAGCGCGATATCAAAG of the Candidatus Hydrogenedentota bacterium genome contains:
- a CDS encoding aldo/keto reductase, whose product is MDYRVLGSYSLRVSSMAFGAWQIGDENYWGAPRQRDYDAVVQAAIDLGITLFDTAEMYGNGESERALGRALRGRRNQVVIASKVNSDHCAPAAVRAACEESLKRLATDYLDLYQVHWPCRTVPFADTHGALERLRDEGKIRAIGVSNFGPQDLDAWMACGDAVSNQIGYNLLFRAPEYEILPACLRHGTGILVYMPLLQGILCGRWAHIEDIPPTRRRTRHFSCERAGTRHGEPGCEALMLNALGALADLARELAMPLPHLAIAWLLARPGISSVIIGGRDIAQLQSNVLAAELSLAPAIVERIEQITSPIKERMGKNADMWLGSAESRIR
- a CDS encoding mannose-6-phosphate isomerase, which translates into the protein MALKLAPTDSETVDGMKLGILRFEDGFFPRIWGGRKLADLFGKPLPPDRRIGEAWLIADHSVHESIVADGPHSGRTLHHLVHDFPAALFGRLATPTPFGRFPLLLKLLDAREALSVQVHPDDACAASLAEPDTGKTEMWYVLDSGPASELICGLDGGLGREAFAAAVAGNAIAHYLKRHPVERGTALFVPAGIVHALGAGVVLAEIQQNSDLTYRIYDWGRMESNGKPRALHVEKALKAIHFGEIHPGPVLPLLYEHGNARRAVLAACPYFAAERVELQGMVECRTYGDSFHIVLAVKGLLALEGIVLHPGEAAIVPAEFPTFTASGTGLFLDYYVPDFERDIRRPLMQAGHPATLIDTILHEKR
- a CDS encoding class I SAM-dependent methyltransferase; the protein is MDYARHYERCCLDATTPLQRFFIRIMTRKARQIGQTSHRIWSMKYALDHYLSGRDQLCVLDCGAWNGWFLSYETPAVRRRIALDFDPCHAADLRGQGIDFVMADMEKGALPFASESVDMLVMTSTLEHLSCPERIASEIHRLLRPGGIVFVTVPDILKYGFKFWDDVTHKRPFTASALKFLFETHRIETVECCPYNHNLFIAGHLFPAPIHRFLMRFRGKAILYVGKKRAAP
- a CDS encoding metallophosphoesterase family protein, whose translation is MRYAIISDLHANLEALTVVMETIDTMSVDQIVCLGDVVGYNATPNECCDVMREREILTISGNHDAVACGLEEPWGFNAIALAAALWTRENLSDDNLAWLRGLPESKRFKEFLAVHGAPGDRNMYLFGWEDVLPHLEYLEQEGCLLCFFGHTHSPGIFSTDGVYTVDTDSKFALTDRSGGREKAFFVNPGSVGQPRDSDPRAAFGILDTDTMEFEQVRVPYPVKQAADRIIAAGLPQFLAERLYLGR
- a CDS encoding DUF167 domain-containing protein — protein: MTAKNNARLIIRVQPKASRNALSFDENGRIRVSLTAPPVDGEANKALVEYLAERLGLAKRDIKVVGGKASREKRIEIQGLTKDEVEERLQIKTGTSGLRPAKGIA
- the argH gene encoding argininosuccinate lyase, whose translation is MTKLWGGRFEKKTDEIVERLGESVSYDARLAPWDIRASIAHARMLGDTGIISRQDAHRIVRGLESIAKDVAAGRFTWDITLEDIHTNIEAELVRRIGDPGKRLHTARSRNDQIATDVRLWMRDQIDAVRGLLINLQSALIAFAEKHAGVILPGFTHMQHAQPVLLAHHVLAYHEMFDRDRERFGQLRARVNVLPLGSAALAGTPHPIRREQVARELGFAAVSANSMDAVSDRDHLIEFCAAASIAMMHLSRLCEELVVWSSQEFGFIEIGDAFTTGSSIMPQKKNPDVAELVRGKTGRVYGSLIALLALMKGLPLAYNRDLQEDKEPLFDASDTLQLCLAAVARMIPAIRVNAARMAEAAREGFMEATDLADALVNAGMPFRDAHAVVGRIVLHCVRNGKRLTDLSLSEIQTFSPLFNEKIRYALDMHAIVKKRDLPGGTAPRRVMAALRRAKARLAGEQPTENVLHLPRRKKG
- a CDS encoding methyltransferase domain-containing protein; translated protein: MTSHSSSGSHRAHRGEGFVSRTSGWLWIIGLSLYVAFVSYVGWRHMGEKISGLHVPSLTAMAAAYLFALWLRAVKWRFAIGPGRQSTGLYFVSKAGGALSPGRVGELAPLLLPGHRDARLAAWIILDRFLEGGATILLGLAGLLVFKISNVRMTWLFGGSLIVLVVAPMMILRRRAFFASAAQRIRRPALAHRALSLAETVSREMAGLDRVIPWAAAISLAATGMDLVVGKQLYRCFGHDVPFALLAIAQCAHALASVTPFTPNATGVPYVVAGGILYAWGGLPPETIAAAIGVNAVVVGVLFWSSFGIGATGLRWRRTGRVQTQADLFDFLASETPLYAYDSESLRRLKGLVANKGRVLDVGCGDGAIGEALDAPGIVAFDISPRCAQHARNRGLDSLVADARQPWPFAENTFDTVYCVDVLHHLPGAWEAVLQEAHRVLKPGGTLAIAEPDARYAFVRWTQAPHSPIRVAPWPNEPAIYPADLESILSRLGCPWDCRPLRLDGHQMRRSVFPWWQRLLKAPFVLALAAWHGNRPNKFAIVARKPKA
- a CDS encoding SDR family NAD(P)-dependent oxidoreductase; protein product: MNIEGAAILITGASHGIGRALALHFAGRGARVLLTGRSEEGLRETAHRIEVHGRQAWWKTADLQRPETLEVLVRAIDGAGFKIDILINNAADVTSKPLLDTSLEEIEAIVRTNVTGCLQLCRLIAPSMAARRKGLIVNISSLAGYKPNPRQTVYSASKGAVNSISRAILSELGLYGIHVMNVALSSVATEEEPRPTALHADDFAHRLERAIRREQTELFLSPVSQWLMRLYQAFPSLARYGSAHFK
- a CDS encoding response regulator; its protein translation is MAEETRILVVDDEIVIRALLVDVLVEEGYSVETAGNAKAALDLLQAQNNFIILFTDIMMPEMNGIELIREARKICPAIIPIVMTGFATLETARAAVKEGAYDYVLKPFSISEIKVAVSNALERHRLANENARLLEITELFNISEAIASIHNERQLLRFVLSAAMERVGASRGSIMVTTQDGRALEVAVSVGIPEEDAKTVVEMGTGISGWVAQHARPLLIENIRQNPGIIEVSRRLRDPSFISVPLEHKHPSSLGERMPGVEMPRVLGVINVNEKKGGAQFSEGDLKILSIVANHAAAALENVRLLNDVQDAHLATLQSMALLLEAKDAYTHGHSERVRDYSVLTSQKMGLSQSQTEILRVAAALHDVGKIGVKDAILTKCGPPTPEEWAMIRRHPKLGYDVLSHVPHLTKEHLQVVRGHHERIDGSGYPDGLQGDQLSVVTQIIVVADSYDAMASDRAYRPALTQDKIIEQIRRFAGSQFDPHVATVFLDLVERGALRP